One stretch of Comamonas testosteroni DNA includes these proteins:
- a CDS encoding MFS transporter, translated as MTQPNHQNPSRGYVLALLTALSALTFMDRQILAVLLQPIKQEFGFSDLQIGLITGLGFALTFAVLGIPLGRLADRHERRSLIAWCRGVGGSVAALGALATGSGGLTASRAGAALGDAGGGAASMSILADLYKPHERSRAMSVFGVGNATGALLALLLGPLFAELWGWRVTMVIIGVAIMVLSLVLRLSIGEPVRTIPQVISAPRDGRQQAQSAVALIWTEPVTRFLIMGAACVLIAGISIGAWNVALLARRFDLSLKQAGMISAGAAVLSVSGSLFSGWLTDRLARSDVRWQIRIPVIGTSLAMVLGFGYLLVGSDMFMLSMACMLIYSFFTAWWAPATYAALSLVVPTERRATASAMVLMAGALLGNGVGPIVAGWLSDALNTVAPGEGLRYAMAIMMCTLLPAVWAFYRALQHYPGAYRKAHAPVAVAA; from the coding sequence ATGACCCAACCAAATCATCAGAACCCATCGAGAGGGTATGTGCTGGCGCTGCTGACAGCCTTGTCCGCGCTGACCTTCATGGACCGGCAGATCCTGGCCGTGCTGCTGCAGCCCATCAAGCAGGAGTTCGGCTTCTCTGACCTGCAGATCGGCCTGATCACCGGGCTCGGTTTTGCGCTGACGTTCGCAGTGCTGGGCATTCCTCTGGGACGACTGGCAGACAGGCATGAGCGTCGCAGCCTGATTGCATGGTGCCGTGGCGTTGGTGGCAGCGTGGCGGCGCTGGGCGCGCTGGCCACCGGTTCGGGTGGACTGACGGCATCGCGCGCCGGTGCGGCATTGGGGGATGCCGGTGGCGGCGCTGCGTCCATGTCCATCCTGGCCGATCTGTACAAGCCCCATGAGCGCTCGCGTGCCATGAGTGTTTTTGGTGTCGGCAATGCGACGGGCGCCTTGCTGGCCTTGCTTCTGGGGCCGTTGTTTGCCGAGTTGTGGGGTTGGCGAGTGACCATGGTCATCATCGGCGTGGCCATCATGGTCCTGTCCCTGGTGCTGCGCCTGAGCATCGGCGAACCCGTTCGTACCATCCCGCAGGTGATCTCCGCCCCGCGGGACGGCAGGCAACAGGCCCAGTCTGCCGTCGCTCTGATATGGACAGAGCCCGTGACCCGGTTTCTGATCATGGGCGCTGCCTGTGTCCTGATCGCGGGAATCTCGATCGGCGCCTGGAATGTGGCCTTGCTTGCGCGGCGTTTCGATCTCAGTCTCAAGCAGGCAGGGATGATTTCTGCAGGGGCTGCCGTGCTCTCGGTATCGGGCAGCCTGTTCTCTGGCTGGTTGACGGACCGGCTGGCGCGCAGCGATGTGCGCTGGCAGATTCGCATCCCCGTGATCGGCACCAGCCTGGCCATGGTGCTGGGCTTCGGCTATCTGCTGGTGGGATCGGACATGTTCATGCTGTCCATGGCCTGCATGTTGATTTATTCGTTTTTCACGGCCTGGTGGGCTCCGGCCACCTACGCGGCCCTGAGCCTGGTCGTGCCGACCGAGCGGCGCGCCACGGCCAGCGCCATGGTCCTGATGGCCGGAGCCCTGCTGGGCAACGGAGTGGGACCTATCGTGGCGGGCTGGCTCAGTGATGCGCTCAACACCGTTGCACCCGGCGAAGGCCTGCGCTATGCCATGGCGATCATGATGTGCACGCTGTTGCCGGCGGTGTGGGCGTTTTACCGTGCTCTGCAGCACTACCCTGGCGCCTATCGCAAGGCCCACGCCCCCGTGGCAGTTGCCGCATGA
- a CDS encoding spinster family MFS transporter, which yields MSASAAARVPQAASARVMPVSNVTGWRRHYLLLVLLLVYGVSMIDRQIMGVLIQPIKQEMGVSDSAMGLLTGLAFALFYSILAVPFGRFADRTNRRNLIAWCCAGWSVATGLCGMAVGFWSLTAARVGVAVGEAGSTAASTTMIADVYPPEQRSRAMSVFSLGPHLGSLVGLGVGAWIAQHHGWRAAFLWLSVPGVLIALMLRLTCREPLRGAQEGRAVVQAATERFSEVMSALVRNKAFVGLGLASMLMAFSGYAIGMWNTAFLVRSHGLQLKDAGAIMGFIGGPGAILGALLSGWVTDLMARRDVRWQIGVPVVGTLVSIPLGLAFYLNDSAGQWTLAGLQIPHAIAYYGLFSIFSSFWAAPVFAALTNVIASSRLATSLSIYNLLLTAIGGGLGPLTVGLLSDAFIVRAGNESLRWALVSMLAFYALALLIYAWTIKPYASMVTAKKIA from the coding sequence ATGAGTGCATCTGCTGCGGCCCGTGTGCCGCAAGCCGCTTCGGCCAGGGTGATGCCGGTCAGCAATGTGACGGGCTGGCGTCGTCACTATCTGCTGCTGGTGCTGTTGCTCGTCTATGGCGTGAGCATGATAGACCGTCAGATCATGGGGGTGCTGATTCAGCCCATCAAGCAGGAGATGGGGGTTTCGGACAGTGCCATGGGCTTGCTCACGGGACTGGCCTTTGCTCTGTTCTACAGCATTCTGGCCGTACCCTTTGGCCGCTTTGCCGACCGTACCAACCGCCGCAACCTGATTGCCTGGTGCTGCGCCGGCTGGAGCGTTGCCACGGGTCTTTGCGGCATGGCGGTGGGCTTCTGGAGCCTGACGGCCGCTCGTGTGGGCGTGGCTGTGGGCGAGGCGGGCAGCACGGCGGCATCGACCACCATGATCGCTGACGTCTACCCGCCCGAGCAGCGCAGCCGAGCCATGAGCGTGTTCAGCCTGGGGCCGCATCTGGGCTCGCTGGTGGGCCTGGGGGTGGGAGCCTGGATTGCCCAGCACCATGGCTGGCGTGCGGCCTTTCTGTGGCTGTCTGTGCCCGGCGTGCTGATCGCTTTGATGTTGCGCTTGACTTGCCGTGAGCCCTTGCGCGGCGCGCAGGAAGGTCGTGCCGTGGTGCAGGCAGCAACCGAGAGGTTCAGCGAGGTGATGTCAGCCCTGGTGCGCAACAAGGCGTTTGTGGGCCTGGGGCTGGCCAGCATGCTGATGGCGTTCTCGGGCTATGCGATCGGCATGTGGAATACCGCGTTTCTGGTGCGCTCCCATGGTCTTCAGCTCAAGGATGCTGGCGCCATCATGGGATTCATCGGCGGGCCGGGGGCGATTTTGGGGGCTTTGCTCAGTGGCTGGGTCACCGATCTGATGGCAAGGAGGGATGTGCGCTGGCAGATTGGCGTTCCGGTTGTGGGGACGCTGGTTTCGATTCCGCTGGGGCTGGCGTTCTATCTGAATGACTCTGCGGGACAGTGGACGCTGGCCGGTCTGCAGATTCCGCATGCGATTGCCTACTACGGCCTGTTCTCCATCTTCTCCAGCTTCTGGGCTGCGCCGGTGTTTGCTGCATTGACCAATGTGATTGCCTCCAGCCGTCTGGCGACTTCGCTGTCCATCTACAACCTGCTGCTGACTGCGATTGGCGGTGGTCTGGGACCTCTGACGGTGGGTCTGCTCAGCGATGCATTCATCGTTCGGGCGGGCAATGAATCGCTGCGCTGGGCGCTGGTCAGCATGCTCGCCTTTTATGCGCTGGCGCTGCTGATCTACGCCTGGACCATCAAGCCCTATGCATCGATGGTGACTGCGAAAAAGATCGCTTGA
- a CDS encoding amidohydrolase family protein, whose translation MQQFDLLIRNGRIVDGTGAPAYSADIGVRNERIAAIGQDLGTAAQEIDASGLLVTPGFVDVHTHFDGQATWDERLWPSSQQGVTTAVMGNCGVGFAPCRPEDRDTLIALMEGVEDIPDTALHEGLPWSWESFPEYLRALGEQRYDIDIAALLPHGPLRVYAMGERAIRREQASAEDIRTMQELIKQGLAAGGWDSRSRAIRTAFSR comes from the coding sequence ATGCAGCAATTCGACTTGCTGATCCGTAACGGCCGCATCGTGGACGGCACCGGTGCCCCCGCTTACAGCGCAGACATCGGTGTGCGCAATGAGCGCATAGCCGCCATCGGCCAAGATCTTGGCACCGCGGCACAGGAGATCGACGCCAGCGGACTGCTGGTGACGCCGGGCTTTGTGGATGTGCACACGCACTTCGACGGTCAGGCGACCTGGGATGAAAGGCTTTGGCCAAGCTCCCAGCAGGGCGTAACCACCGCAGTGATGGGCAACTGCGGCGTGGGCTTTGCCCCCTGCCGGCCCGAGGACCGCGACACGCTGATTGCACTCATGGAGGGCGTCGAGGACATCCCCGACACCGCGCTGCATGAAGGCCTGCCATGGAGCTGGGAAAGCTTCCCTGAATACCTGAGGGCCTTGGGAGAGCAGCGCTACGACATCGATATTGCCGCCCTGCTGCCTCACGGTCCACTGCGTGTCTATGCCATGGGCGAGCGCGCCATAAGGCGCGAGCAGGCCAGCGCCGAGGACATCAGAACCATGCAGGAACTGATCAAGCAAGGCCTGGCAGCCGGAGGCTGGGACTCTCGCTCAAGAGCTATCCGAACAGCGTTTTCCAGATGA
- a CDS encoding SDR family NAD(P)-dependent oxidoreductase, with the protein MSRPVVLITGASRGIGAATAVFFAIKGWRVAITARTLTEGAQMENQLRLPGGQLLSGSLESTAKAVEAAGGEVFPHVMDLMDLTSLDKAADAVLKRFGRVDLLINNAVYQNREINHLIPEITAESLQRSMQGNVIAPFHLAQRLLPAMAAQGGGRIINVCSAAGQYNPPVPADQGGWGFAYGASKAAIARLAGCINTEYKQQNVRAFSVNPGVVTTEAVKATLGDDGLLAQRYGASTPEEIAAALFWLGTEKDALPLAKSYTMIDLQPLHKERVAAAA; encoded by the coding sequence ATGAGCCGACCCGTAGTTCTCATCACCGGTGCCAGCCGCGGCATTGGCGCTGCAACCGCCGTCTTCTTTGCCATCAAGGGATGGCGCGTGGCCATCACTGCCCGCACGCTGACCGAAGGTGCGCAGATGGAAAACCAGCTGCGCCTGCCAGGCGGCCAGCTTCTGTCCGGCAGTCTGGAGTCCACAGCCAAGGCCGTCGAGGCCGCTGGCGGCGAGGTGTTTCCGCATGTCATGGACCTGATGGATCTGACCAGCCTGGACAAGGCCGCCGACGCTGTGCTGAAACGCTTTGGCCGTGTCGATCTGCTGATCAACAACGCCGTCTACCAGAACCGCGAGATCAACCACCTGATCCCCGAAATAACGGCCGAATCGCTGCAGCGCTCCATGCAGGGCAATGTCATCGCTCCTTTCCATCTGGCTCAGCGCCTGCTGCCGGCCATGGCGGCACAAGGCGGCGGCCGCATCATCAATGTGTGCTCGGCTGCGGGCCAGTACAACCCGCCCGTGCCCGCCGACCAGGGCGGCTGGGGCTTTGCCTATGGAGCCTCCAAGGCCGCCATCGCGCGCCTGGCCGGCTGCATCAACACCGAATACAAGCAGCAGAATGTGCGCGCCTTCAGCGTCAACCCCGGCGTGGTGACGACCGAGGCCGTCAAGGCCACACTGGGCGACGACGGCCTTCTGGCTCAGCGCTATGGTGCCTCCACCCCCGAAGAAATCGCTGCGGCACTGTTCTGGCTGGGCACCGAGAAAGACGCTCTGCCGCTGGCCAAGAGCTACACCATGATTGACCTGCAACCACTTCACAAAGAGCGCGTGGCTGCGGCAGCATGA
- a CDS encoding Rieske 2Fe-2S domain-containing protein codes for MATTKDYRLGEFTYPRGWFMISEARALDTHKPVAVRFFGQDFALYRGRESGKVVLLDAYCPHMKTHLAAPNTTSYVVIDGGGSNVEGDGIRCPYHGWRFGADGKCNHIPYHDGAIPAAAAVKSWKVVEQYGAIWVWFDPEGGEPDYDLPAFGDWSDETYVNGQWDYLGELSQHPMEVVDNIADYGHLSPIHGSTVARFENEFKGHNAIQRQCGGHRTLVGEGGASADLHTDTWYHGPAILVSKVSGMFNSFMMIMHTPIEDGRIKVWHNLLVKTAHGGLPTKADEIAAKQYQEASRLAFAQDFEVWSQKAACLNPLFIPSDGAFLKARIWYKQFYNPRAKAAEYLDQCEGRYIPRGMVAYTQEAEEATA; via the coding sequence ATGGCAACCACGAAGGACTACCGCCTCGGTGAATTCACCTACCCGCGTGGCTGGTTCATGATTTCCGAGGCCAGGGCGCTCGACACCCACAAGCCTGTGGCTGTGCGCTTCTTCGGCCAGGATTTCGCGCTGTACCGTGGCCGCGAAAGCGGCAAGGTCGTGCTGCTGGACGCTTACTGCCCCCATATGAAGACCCATCTGGCAGCGCCCAACACCACCAGCTATGTGGTGATCGACGGAGGCGGCAGCAATGTGGAAGGCGACGGCATTCGCTGCCCCTATCATGGCTGGCGCTTCGGCGCGGATGGCAAGTGCAACCACATCCCCTATCACGACGGTGCCATCCCGGCTGCTGCTGCGGTCAAGAGCTGGAAGGTGGTCGAGCAATACGGCGCCATCTGGGTCTGGTTCGACCCCGAAGGCGGCGAGCCCGACTACGATCTGCCCGCTTTTGGCGACTGGAGTGACGAGACCTATGTCAACGGCCAGTGGGATTACCTGGGCGAGCTGAGCCAGCATCCCATGGAAGTGGTTGACAATATCGCCGACTATGGCCACCTGAGCCCCATCCACGGCTCCACGGTGGCGCGCTTCGAGAACGAATTCAAGGGCCACAACGCCATCCAGCGCCAGTGCGGCGGCCATCGCACCCTGGTGGGCGAAGGCGGCGCCAGTGCCGATCTGCACACCGATACCTGGTACCACGGTCCCGCCATCCTGGTCTCCAAGGTCAGCGGCATGTTCAACTCTTTCATGATGATCATGCATACCCCCATCGAGGACGGCAGGATCAAGGTCTGGCACAACCTGCTGGTCAAGACAGCGCATGGCGGCCTGCCCACCAAGGCGGATGAAATCGCGGCCAAACAGTACCAGGAAGCCAGCCGACTGGCCTTTGCCCAGGACTTCGAAGTCTGGTCGCAAAAGGCAGCTTGCCTGAACCCGCTGTTCATCCCCAGCGACGGCGCCTTCCTCAAGGCCCGCATCTGGTACAAGCAGTTCTACAACCCGCGCGCCAAGGCGGCCGAATATCTGGACCAGTGCGAAGGCAGGTACATTCCGCGCGGAATGGTGGCCTATACCCAGGAAGCCGAGGAAGCGACGGCCTGA
- a CDS encoding amidohydrolase family protein: MISDFEHVDDEFGILTRVSQDTGCAGTLTVLQYPHRPQLHRELLQHIETANARGLRIMGQVLDRPVGVLMGFECSLNPFSCKPSHEALAQLSPAERIKELSRPGTRSAILGEKDRNPHLFMEYFGQNFAGMYPWSGQEPNYLPQEGDSVQALADAAGQPPLDWMYDFMLGNEGQALSYLPMANYLDHDCHALHELLSHPHTVPALGDGGAHVGTICDGSATTFLLTEWVRERGLFSIEQAVHMLTQRPASLYGFADRGILQAGKLANLNIIDLQALKILPPHIARDLPAGGKRFLQGAQGYRYTIKSGQITYRDSMATDALPGRLLKRSEQRTS; encoded by the coding sequence ATGATCTCGGACTTCGAGCATGTCGATGACGAGTTCGGCATTCTCACACGCGTCAGTCAGGACACGGGCTGCGCCGGCACGCTCACCGTGCTTCAGTATCCGCACCGCCCGCAGCTGCACCGAGAGTTGCTACAGCATATTGAAACCGCCAATGCCCGCGGGCTGCGCATCATGGGCCAGGTGCTTGACCGCCCTGTGGGCGTACTCATGGGGTTTGAATGCAGCCTGAACCCCTTCTCCTGCAAGCCCAGCCATGAAGCGCTGGCGCAGCTCAGTCCTGCAGAACGCATCAAAGAGCTTTCGCGACCGGGCACGCGCAGCGCCATCCTCGGCGAGAAGGACCGCAATCCCCACCTGTTCATGGAGTACTTCGGCCAGAACTTTGCGGGCATGTACCCCTGGAGCGGCCAAGAGCCCAACTATCTGCCGCAAGAAGGCGATTCGGTTCAGGCTCTGGCCGACGCAGCCGGCCAGCCTCCGCTGGACTGGATGTATGACTTCATGCTGGGCAATGAAGGCCAGGCGCTGAGCTATCTGCCCATGGCCAATTATCTGGACCATGACTGCCACGCCCTGCACGAGCTGCTCAGCCATCCCCACACCGTTCCCGCATTGGGCGATGGCGGCGCCCATGTGGGCACCATCTGCGACGGCAGCGCAACGACCTTTCTGCTCACCGAATGGGTGCGCGAGCGCGGCCTGTTCAGCATCGAGCAGGCCGTCCATATGCTGACGCAGCGGCCGGCTTCGCTCTATGGCTTTGCCGACCGAGGAATCCTGCAGGCCGGCAAGCTGGCGAATCTCAACATCATCGATCTGCAGGCGCTCAAGATTCTGCCGCCGCACATCGCTCGCGACCTACCCGCCGGCGGCAAGCGCTTCCTGCAAGGCGCGCAGGGCTATCGCTACACCATCAAGTCCGGCCAGATCACCTACCGCGACAGCATGGCCACCGATGCATTGCCGGGCCGCTTGCTCAAGCGCAGCGAGCAGAGGACCAGCTGA
- a CDS encoding spinster family MFS transporter: MHIPASRTDQISSTHPAFAQPSVLSNTQRNYMLFVLFIVYSMAMADRNIMGVLIQPVQAEFGISDGAMGLLTGLAFALFYSVLAIPFGRYADRSNRRNLVAWCCLAWSIATALCGLAVGFWTLAAARVAVAIGEAGGSAPSVSMIADAYPTEQRSRAMGIYMLGAHFGVLFGLGAGAWIAQEYGWRHVFIWMAIPGMVVAMLLRFTCVEPRRKTMQLESADIPQTQEKFLQVLHSLRKNHAFVGIATAGVILTFAGQAIGIWNTSFLVRSYGLSLKEAGAIFGVLGASAAVTGALISAWLTDRLIRRDVRWQLWLPAIGVMISIPFGIYFYLAPAAGVWPLWGMKVPHALPAYLVFGVLMSFWVPPTYAALTNVVPSTRMATAMAIFGLCASAVGGGLGPLIVGLISDGLTASYGKESLRYGMVAMVGCCLVAVLCYLLSLKDYVRMVKSPEATPTRQQ, from the coding sequence GTGCACATCCCTGCCTCCAGAACGGACCAGATCAGCTCGACCCACCCAGCTTTCGCGCAGCCATCCGTCCTGAGCAATACGCAGCGCAATTACATGCTATTCGTGTTGTTCATCGTCTACTCGATGGCCATGGCCGACCGCAACATCATGGGCGTGCTCATCCAGCCCGTGCAAGCCGAGTTCGGCATCTCCGACGGAGCCATGGGTCTGCTGACAGGTCTTGCCTTTGCGCTGTTCTACAGCGTGTTGGCGATCCCGTTCGGACGCTATGCAGACCGATCCAACCGACGCAATCTGGTCGCCTGGTGCTGCCTGGCCTGGAGCATCGCAACCGCCTTGTGCGGGCTGGCTGTGGGCTTCTGGACGCTGGCCGCGGCCCGCGTAGCGGTGGCGATTGGAGAGGCGGGCGGCAGCGCTCCGTCGGTATCGATGATCGCCGACGCCTACCCCACCGAGCAGCGCAGTCGCGCAATGGGCATCTATATGCTGGGCGCTCATTTCGGCGTGCTGTTCGGCTTGGGGGCCGGCGCCTGGATTGCACAGGAATACGGCTGGCGCCATGTCTTCATCTGGATGGCCATCCCCGGCATGGTGGTGGCCATGCTGCTGCGCTTTACCTGTGTGGAGCCACGGCGAAAGACCATGCAACTTGAGAGTGCCGACATTCCTCAGACACAGGAAAAGTTCCTGCAGGTCTTGCACTCGCTGCGCAAGAACCACGCGTTCGTCGGCATTGCCACCGCGGGAGTGATTCTGACCTTTGCAGGCCAGGCCATAGGTATCTGGAACACCTCTTTTCTCGTGCGCTCCTATGGCCTGTCCCTCAAGGAGGCAGGCGCCATATTTGGCGTGCTGGGTGCAAGCGCGGCCGTCACCGGTGCACTCATCAGCGCATGGCTGACGGATCGCCTGATCCGCCGGGACGTGCGCTGGCAGCTTTGGCTGCCGGCCATCGGAGTGATGATCTCCATACCGTTTGGCATCTATTTCTATCTGGCCCCCGCTGCAGGCGTTTGGCCGCTTTGGGGCATGAAAGTGCCGCATGCGCTTCCCGCCTATCTGGTGTTTGGCGTTCTGATGAGCTTCTGGGTTCCGCCCACCTATGCAGCGCTGACCAATGTGGTGCCCTCCACGCGCATGGCCACGGCAATGGCAATCTTCGGGCTGTGTGCCTCTGCTGTTGGCGGCGGTCTGGGGCCGCTGATCGTGGGCTTGATCAGCGATGGGCTGACTGCCAGCTACGGCAAGGAATCCTTGCGCTATGGCATGGTGGCCATGGTCGGCTGCTGTCTGGTGGCCGTACTTTGCTACTTGCTATCGCTCAAGGACTATGTGCGCATGGTCAAAAGCCCAGAAGCAACCCCGACACGGCAGCAATAG
- a CDS encoding AMP-binding protein — translation MTRTFNLADIFELVVQAVPDRIAFGCGGQTLSFRQLDERANQLGNALRARGIGRGDNVGIQLYNCAEYLEAFFACSKIGAVPVNVNYRYVADELQGLFNSLDLRGLVYGADFDASVLEVIALVPTLRLALRVGEERHGLPRTVQPYECVLAEGEKELTDAERSDDDIFMLCTGGTTGLPKGVMWPHKSLFMGALGGGGYYFRRPPIERPQELLQLVPNSPALAYLAAAPLMHGAAMWATLISLFSGHPVYVSDRKNFDPVHVLDLIEHHQINVMAVVGDAMALPIIQELENNPGRWPLKSLMIFGNGGAVFSRHLQERLLVQVPHLVLNNGMASSESGVLGGGEKTPEGEGFMRIAPRPDLSVISEDLRILTQPGEEGTLSRRGHMPLGYYGDPRKTAETFVVVDGSRWVLTGDRARIDTTGEYVVLGRGSQCINTGGEKVYPEEVEETARRYLPVQDVVVVGLPDERWGSKVVAVVQVQPGREFDLQEFEKICRSNLSGYKLPRAVYLAQEVKRSPAGKADYRWAKAYAAEHEPLSAIEA, via the coding sequence ATGACACGGACCTTCAATCTGGCGGATATTTTTGAGTTGGTGGTGCAAGCTGTGCCGGATCGCATTGCCTTTGGCTGCGGCGGGCAGACGCTCAGTTTCAGGCAGCTCGATGAGCGAGCCAATCAGCTGGGCAATGCGCTGCGTGCGCGTGGCATAGGTCGGGGAGACAACGTAGGCATCCAGCTCTACAACTGCGCCGAGTATCTGGAGGCCTTTTTCGCCTGCAGCAAGATCGGTGCCGTGCCGGTCAACGTCAACTACCGCTACGTGGCCGATGAGCTTCAGGGGCTTTTCAACAGCCTGGACCTGCGCGGCTTGGTCTATGGAGCGGACTTCGATGCGTCGGTGCTGGAAGTCATTGCCCTGGTGCCCACTTTGCGCCTGGCGCTGCGGGTTGGCGAGGAGCGTCATGGCCTGCCCAGGACAGTGCAACCCTACGAATGTGTGCTGGCCGAAGGTGAAAAGGAACTCACGGATGCTGAGCGCAGCGATGACGATATCTTCATGCTCTGCACCGGCGGCACCACGGGGCTGCCCAAGGGCGTGATGTGGCCGCATAAATCCCTGTTCATGGGAGCCTTGGGTGGTGGCGGCTATTACTTCCGCAGACCTCCCATCGAAAGGCCGCAGGAGCTGCTGCAACTGGTGCCCAACAGCCCGGCGCTGGCCTATCTGGCTGCGGCCCCGCTCATGCATGGCGCAGCCATGTGGGCCACCCTGATCAGCCTGTTTTCCGGGCATCCGGTCTATGTGAGCGATCGCAAGAACTTCGATCCCGTACATGTTCTGGACCTGATCGAGCATCATCAGATCAATGTGATGGCCGTGGTTGGCGATGCCATGGCCTTGCCCATCATCCAGGAGCTGGAGAACAACCCCGGGCGCTGGCCTCTCAAGTCACTGATGATCTTCGGCAACGGTGGTGCCGTTTTCTCGCGTCATCTGCAGGAGCGGCTGCTGGTGCAGGTGCCGCATCTGGTGCTCAACAACGGCATGGCCAGCTCCGAATCCGGCGTTCTGGGCGGGGGAGAGAAGACGCCCGAGGGCGAAGGCTTTATGCGCATCGCGCCGCGTCCCGATCTGAGCGTGATTTCCGAAGATCTGCGCATCCTGACTCAGCCAGGGGAGGAAGGCACTCTTTCGCGCCGTGGTCACATGCCCCTGGGCTATTACGGTGACCCCAGGAAAACGGCCGAGACCTTTGTGGTTGTGGATGGAAGCCGCTGGGTGCTGACAGGAGACAGGGCCCGCATCGATACCACGGGTGAATATGTGGTGCTTGGCCGTGGCTCGCAGTGCATCAACACAGGAGGCGAGAAGGTCTACCCCGAAGAGGTGGAGGAAACCGCGCGCCGCTACCTGCCGGTGCAGGATGTGGTGGTCGTGGGCCTTCCCGACGAACGCTGGGGCAGCAAGGTGGTGGCTGTGGTGCAGGTGCAGCCGGGCCGCGAGTTCGATCTGCAGGAGTTCGAAAAGATCTGCCGCAGCAATCTGTCGGGCTACAAGCTGCCGCGTGCCGTGTATCTGGCCCAGGAAGTCAAGCGCAGCCCTGCAGGCAAGGCTGATTATCGTTGGGCAAAGGCCTATGCGGCAGAGCATGAACCGCTGAGCGCCATCGAGGCATGA
- a CDS encoding EthD domain-containing protein, with product MKAEEVTGKDSCVVWKMIYLARRNPALRPEEFAQAWREHSALGRQCRNVGQRVKAVAQCSRHLQADAAALSKDYDGVNLMVLAEREAGSAIWSDPETLAIMRPDEPRVFADYVRNFSLLCRQQVLCGSLCADVLPQHKQVMLIGFLQRSDVWRGAAALPEICPPQWQSLALGLASRIVCNTVDEQAPSGYGYRHVVEWWFDSVEQAQAASASLDVSASAQDGEFGWGEHVFVLTEVTHARPEELKK from the coding sequence ATGAAGGCGGAAGAAGTGACCGGGAAGGATTCTTGCGTCGTCTGGAAGATGATCTATCTGGCGCGGCGCAATCCGGCGCTGCGCCCAGAGGAGTTTGCGCAGGCCTGGCGCGAGCATTCCGCGCTGGGTCGTCAGTGCCGCAATGTGGGCCAGCGGGTCAAGGCCGTGGCCCAGTGCTCACGACATCTACAGGCAGATGCAGCAGCCTTGAGCAAGGACTATGACGGCGTCAATCTCATGGTGCTGGCAGAGCGCGAAGCAGGCTCTGCGATCTGGAGCGACCCCGAAACCCTGGCCATCATGCGCCCCGACGAGCCGCGCGTGTTTGCCGACTATGTGCGTAATTTCTCGCTGCTATGCCGTCAGCAGGTGTTGTGTGGCAGCCTGTGCGCAGATGTCCTGCCGCAGCACAAACAAGTCATGCTGATCGGCTTTTTGCAGCGCAGCGACGTCTGGCGGGGCGCTGCGGCCTTGCCTGAGATCTGTCCACCGCAATGGCAAAGCCTTGCCCTGGGCCTGGCCAGCCGCATTGTCTGCAACACCGTCGATGAGCAAGCACCTTCCGGCTACGGCTACCGCCATGTGGTCGAGTGGTGGTTTGACTCGGTGGAGCAGGCGCAGGCGGCATCGGCTTCACTCGATGTCTCGGCCAGTGCGCAGGACGGCGAGTTCGGCTGGGGCGAACATGTCTTCGTGCTAACAGAAGTGACGCATGCCAGACCTGAGGAATTGAAAAAGTAG